From the genome of Thiovibrio frasassiensis:
TTAATGACCTGGATGAGGCGGTTGGCCGAAAGGTCGATGGTTTCCAGGAAATCCCGCTGTTCTTCCGTCAGTTCCGTTTGCAGGGCCAGCTGGGTCATGCCGATGACCCCGTTCATGGGGGTGCGGATTTCATGGCTCATGTTGGCAAGAAATTCTGATTTTGCCCGGCTTGCCGCCTCGGCGGCCTCTTTCGCCAGGACAAGGTCTTTGGTCCGTTCCTCAATTTTTTCTTCAAGATCGCTATGTGCTTGGATGAGGGCGTGATCCCGGAGTTCAATCTCACCAAGCATTTCGTTAAAGCCCATGGTCAGCGCGCCGATCTCGTCCTTGTTTTTCACCGAGGCCCGCAGAGAGTAATCCTGATTGCGCGTAATCCCGCGGATGGTTGCGGCAAGCTGTTCAATGGGGCGGGTGAAGACCCGTTGCAGTTTTCCGGTGATAAGCCAGACGAGAAAAAAGGTTACTCCCATGACCAGGAGGGCGACCAGGAGATACCGTTGGAGCAGGAGTGGTTCATCATGGCGATCGGAGCGGGCAAAGACCATCCCCACCGTTTTATCCTGGAGCTTTATTTCCGTAAGAAAATCGATGGAATCGTTGCCAAAGACCGGGGTATTGAGCGGGATGGTCGGTGGTTGAAACTCGGTTTCGGTCATCGCCTTGTTCGTGGTATAGGTGGCAAAGACTCGGTGGTCCGGGGTGAGGATGGCAGCATATACGATACACGGTTCGGCGCGCAACGCCAGCAGGGTTTCCCTGGCGGCGTCCTGATCGGAAAAAACCACGGTGGATTTTGCATTGTCGGCGATGGCTTTGGTCAAGACAGCCAGGTTTTTTATCAGGAGATGACGCAAGGTGAAAAAATCATAGGCGCACATGACGCTGTTGACAAAAATCAACACCCCGCCGGTAACCAGCATGATTATCAGCAGGAGCTTTTTTCTGATCGGGAGCGCGTTAAAGTATTCCATCTTCCTTTGTTGTTTCCTGGTTTAGGTCTGAGGTCATGGTGTTTGGCGCGGTCACGCGGATGGGTCTGTTCTCCTCGATGGCCGACTGGTCAGGGCCAACGGCAAGCATGAGAAGCCGGGAGCTGATTTTGAGGTCTCCTTTTTCGGTTGCAGCCGGATTGATTTGAAACTTGATCTTTGCTCCTTTTCGGACAAAATTAATATCGCCGCCCAGGGAAATGAAGTTTTTTCCTTCCCCCACGGTGATCACCGGTTTTCCCTGGAGTTGGGCCAGGATCTTCGGCAGGTCCGAATTTTTATACGATTCCATGAAAAAGATCATGTGTGCCTTGTCGAGATCCTCGGCAGAGCTGGTGACGATAACCTTGAGGGGGCGTGCGCCGATAACGCTGTTTTGCAAGGCATGTTCAATGGTGCGGTCTTTTTCCCCGCCACCGACAATAACCAGAACAAAAGGACTCTTGGCGGAGTCAAAAGAGCGCTCTGGCCACTTGATGAAATTGAAAAAATTATAGAGAAAGCCGGCCTTGAGCTCGTACTCTTCATAGTTTGCGCCGGAGGCCTTGTCACAAGGCAGGCAAAAGAGGCAGAGGAGCGCGAAAAGCGCGAAGACGCGCTTGCGGCCAGGGATACTTTTTTTTTGTAAAATCTCAGGCTTCATGGAACCCTTGCCTAAAAGGTCATGCGTACTTGCGCATAGACGCTGCGCTCAATTTCCGAGGGGATGGTGTTGATGAACAACGAACCGAATTCGGGTTGGGCGTTATCGAGCAGATTCTGGCCTACCAGGGAGAGTTCGACCTGGGGGTTGAGCTGCCAGCCGATTCTGGCATCGAGGGTGACATAGCTGGCGATGCCATAGGTCGGGAGATTGTCCACATAGCGCAGCCAGGTGTCCAGGGTGAGGCGGGAGCCGAGATCCATCATGGACCTGAGCGATACCTGATTGCGGGGGCTCTCCCCTTCGGCATCCTCGCTTGCATAAAGCCCCTGGCCGGTTTCCTGCAAATCCAGGCGCAGGAAGGTGTAGGCCAATTGCAAACGCCACCATTCCAAGGGCTTGGCGTCTGCGACCAGCTCGAAGCCGTAGGTTTGTCCTTCCATGGTGTTGCCGGCTTCATAGTTGAGCTGATAGAGTATGCCAGGGGTGCTGTTGGCGGTTATAAAATTTGCTGCCGGAAACGGAGGGGTGGTCCGCAATCGGCTGTAGTCGTTGAGAAAGGCGGTCAGATCAAAGGCGAGTTTTTCGTGGACCTGGGTTCGGTAGCCGATCTCGTAGGCCGTGAGTTTTTCGGATTTGTACTCCTCGTTGCCGTTGATGACAAACTCCGCCAAGCCAGCAGGAAAAAGTGAAAGTTGGGGAATATATGTGCTGGGAACAATGGCGCTGCTGATCCGGATGTCGTGCTCTGCCTGGGAGGGGGTGCGCACCGCCTGGCTCACCGCACCCCAGAAGGTATGGTGCTTGTGCGGGGTGTAGAGTAACCGAGCGTTGGGTTGGGCCTCATAGCCGGTGAAGTCATTGTGCTCGAACTTGGAGCCCAAGGTGAGCCGGAGCAGGTCATCGATCAGGGTGATTTCATCCTGGACAAAGGCGCTGAGCAGTTGATCGGTTCTGCTGGCTGGAGCAAAGGAGAAGGTCGCGCTGTTTTCCAAAGTATCATGGCTATAGCGGTAGCCCAACCCCCAGGTCAGTTCCTGTCTCTCCGTGGCCTGAAAGCGGTGTTGGAATTCGATGTCACCCGTACCCCGGTCGTCGCCCAAAAGCCGGTCGTTGCTTTTGGCCAGGTCGTAATACCCCTGGAGTGACATCTCCGAGTTGTTGGGACCTTTTCTGGTCAACCGGCCCAGGAGATTCCCGCCCCGGATGTGGCTTGGGTTGCTGATGTCGGTAGTGAAGGGTGGGATTAGTGTGGGGATGTTGGTTGCGGCGTCGGCATAGCCGTTGTATCCGTCTCCTTGGATGGTATAGGAATAGGGGGAATCGGGGGCTGCGCTGTCCAGTCGAAAGCCGCCGCGGGCTTGGTGCCAGTCGTCATTGGCCTCGCTGCCGTTAGCGAATTCCAGGTCGTCGCGATAGAAATTTTTTCCGTATACCCGGTAGGTAGTATGCTCATTGATCTTGGTGCCATAGCGAACGGACCCGAACCCTTTTTCCTCGCTGCCGGTTCCGGCGGTGAGCAACCCGCCCTGGGTATCCGCCGAGTGCTTGGTGATGATATTGATGACGCCGTTGACCGCATTGGCCCCCCAGAGGCTGGCTCCAGGACCGCGGATCACCTCGATCCGCTCGATGTCATCGAGCATGGTGTCCTGGGCATTCCAAAGGACGCCGGAAAAAAGCGGATTGTACAGGGTGCGGCCATCCATGAGCACCAGCAGTTTGTTGGAGGAAAAGGCGTTGAACCCTCTGCTGCTTACTGCCCATTTGTTGGCGTCTATCCGGGCCACCTGCAGGCCGGGTACCATGCGCAGTACTTCCGGAATGGAGGTGGCACCCGAGCGTTTTATGTCTTCCTGGCTGACCACGAAAACGGCGGCTGCCGCATCGCTGGCCTTTTCGGTTTTTTTGGAAACCGAGGTGATGTCCACGGAAAGCAGCTCTTCAAGGGAAAGCGCGGTGATTTTGGGGTGTGCCGCCCAGCAAGGCTGGCTGCTGGCCATCAGGATGGAGATGGCTGTAAGGGTAGTTGCTTTGCGGGATAGGCTCGGTTTTCTTTTTTTGGCTGAGCGGAAAGCTGCCATCGGTGCGCCTCTTTTTTTCGTGAGCCTTGCGGCAGAAGGAAGTTGCGGCCATACTTGCTGGAAGCAATTATTGTAATTCTACTTTTTTCCCCTATCATAGGCAAGTAGTAGAATGTTGGCTTATGGTTTTCCAAGTGTCGCCGGGAAAGAAAATCTCCACTGTGTTTGGATCCCGCATTTATCCTTTAAGCGTATCAGAAGTTGGGCGCAAATGGAAAAATAAAGCCTGGCTTTTTGTCCGGGGTTTTGAGTACCTTGTTTTCCACGCAGAGCAGACGGGAGAGACATGCAACAGAAAGCTTCGGTTATCAATATTATCTGGTTGTCCCTGGTCGTTTTGGCCACGGTAACCGCCGCCTATACCAATCGGATGGACGCCCTTACCAGGGCTTCGTTCGAGTCGGCCAAGGACGCGGTTGTTCTGGCCATCGGCCTGATCGGCCCCATGGCCCTGTGGCTGGGGATCATGAAGGTGGCCGAAGCGGGGGGGCTCATGCGGATAGTGGCCCGCTGGGTGCGCCCCCTGATGGTTCGTCTCTTTCCGGACGTGCCCCACGATCACCCGGCCATGAGCGCCATGATCATGAACATGGCGGCCAACGCCCTGGGTTTGGGCAATGCGGCCACGCCCATGGGGATCAAGGCCATGCAGGAGCTGGACAAGCTTGCCCCGGAAAAGGGGACGGCCACCAACGCCATGTGCCTGTTCCTGGCGATCAACACCTCCTGCGTCACTCTCCTGCCCCTGGGGGTGATCACCATCCGGGCCGCTGCGGGTGCCGCCAGCCCGGCCGCCATTTTCATCCCCTCCCTCATCGCCACCACCTGCTCCACCATCACGGCCATCGTGGCGGCCAAGATGCTGGTCCGCAGAAACAGCGGGCTGGAATCGGCCGCTGTCCAGCAAATCCGCGAGGCTGCAACACTCGAGCCCGAGGTCTGTGTTGCGCCGGAGTTGTTTCCGCCGAGCGCGGCCGGGAAATGGTTCATCTGGCTGCTGATCGCCGCCTTTTTCGGAGGGGCGCTCTATCAGCTGGCCACCGCTTCCGAGCCGCTGGCCTTTTCCGCCGCCAGCCTCAACAGCGTGTCGAGTTGGCTGATTCCTGCCTTGATTTCCGGCTTGCTCATCTTCGGCTATCTTCGGGGGGTGCGGATCTATGAAACCCTGACCGACGGGGCCAAGGAGGGCTTCACCACTGCGATTCGGATCATCCCCTTCATGGTGGCGATCTTTGTCGCCATCGGCATGTTTCGGGCCAGCGGCGCCATGGATATTCTGGTTTCCGTCCTCTCGCCCCTGACCTCCGCCGTGGGTATGCCGGCCGAGGCTTTGGCCATGGGGCTTCTCCGGCCCCTCTCCGGCAGCGGTTCCTTTGCCTTCATGAGCGAGATCATCCAGCAGTCGCCGGACAGTCTCCTTTCCGCCATGGTTTCGGTTATCCAGGGTTCCAGCGAAACCACCCTCTATGTCTTGGCCGTGTATTTCGGCGCCGTCGGCGTCCGGCGGACGCGGCATGCCCTGCCTGCCGCGCTCTGTGGCGAGATGGCCGGGCTCATTGCTGCGGTGACGGTTTGCAACCTCTGGTTTTAGAGCGGAGCCCAGATACACTTTTCACAACGTGTCACCCGTAAAGGGACACAAAAAAAGCATGGTGCAAAGGGAGGTCTGCGTATGGGCGGGATAGTCTTTTTGGTAGTGTTTGTGGTGCTGGTTTTGCTGGTGGTCGGGATCTACAACCGGCTGGTGGGGTTGCGGAACCGTTTCAAAAACAGCTTTGCCCAAATCGATGTGCAGCTGAAGCGGCGGTACGATCTCATCCCCAATCTGGTGGCCGTGGCCAAGGAGTACATCAAGCACGAACGGGAAACCCTGGAGGCGGTCATTGGTGCTCGCAATCAGGCCTCGGGTGCGGTGCAACAGGCCGCGGCCGATCCGGGCAACGCTGCGGCGATCCAGGGGGTGATTGCGGCGGAGGGCGCACTCTCCGCCACCTTGGGGCGTCTTTTCGCCCTGGTGGAAAACTATCCCGACCTTAAGGCCAACCAGAACATGATGCAGCTCAGCGAGGAACTGAGTTCCACGGAAAACCGGATCGCCTTTGCCCGTCAGGCCTTCAACGACGCGGTCATGACTTACAATACCGGCCGAGAGCTGTTTCCCGCCGTGCTCTTTGCCGGGATCTTCGGTTTTCTCCCCGCGCAGTTCCTGGAGCTCGAGGAGAAAAATGAGCGCGAAGCCCCCAAGGTCGCCTTCTGAACATCCCAGGGTAAGACGATGCGGGATTTTTTTGCACAGCAGTACATGGCCCGGAGGAACACCTTCTGGCTGATCCTCTATTTTACCGCGGCGGTGGCGGTGATTGTTGCTCTGGTCACGGTTTTCCTTTATGTGTTGACCACCTTCAATCTCGGCCGTCTCTATGTTTCGCTGACCCCCTTCAACCTCTCTCCGCGCCAGTGGAATCTTGCCATCATGGGCAAAATCGCCGGTGTTGTTCTGGCCCTGATTCTGGTGGGCACTGGTTATAAGTACCTGCGGTTGCGCAGCGGCGGCGGCAGCCTCATCGCCCAGCTCTTGGGTGGGCGGGTCATCTATCCCGATACCCGCGATTTTTACGAACGCCGCCTGCTGAATATCATCGAGGAGATGGCCATTGCCTCGGGGGTTACGGTGCCCACCGTCTATCTGCTCGACCGGGAAGGCGGGATCAACGCCTTTGCCGCCGGTTTTTCGCGCGAGGACGCGGTGCTCGGCGTCACCAGAGGGGCGGTGCAGTATCTCACCCGGGAAGAGTTGCAGGGGGTGATCGCCCATGAGTTCAGCCATATCCTCAATGGCGATATGCTGATCAACGTTCGGTTGCAGGGCATCCTGCACGGCATTCTGGTCATCGGTCTCTTGGGCGAGATCCTGCTCAAAAGCGGGTTTGCGTCGGATCAGGGTCGGGATCGGGGCAAAGGGGGCGGTTTTTATGCGGTGCTGGTCGGCCTGGTTCTCCTTGTTGTCGGTTACACCGGGGTGTTTGTTGCCAGGCTGATCAAAAGCGCGGTGGCGCGGCAGCGGGAATTTCTCGCGGATGCCTCGGCGGTGCAGTTCACCCGAAATCCCCTGGGGCTCGCCGGGGCGCTCAAAAAGATCGGCGGCTTGGCTGCCGGTTCGAAAATCCGGGATCCGCACGCCTCCGAGATCAGCCATATGTTTTTCGGCAATGGGTTGCAGGAAAGTTGGTTCAACGTCTTTTCCACCCACCCCCCCCTGCTGTCTCGAATCCAGAAGCTCGATCCGGAATTTAAGGGGGATTTCCCGGCGCGGGTAGAATTTGCGCCGGTCAGCGAGGAAGAGGCCATGATGTATGCGGCTTCAGCCGGTCAGCCAGGGTCACTGCCCGGCGAAATACCGGCCGGGGGAGAGGGGCGGCATGTTTTCATCCACTCCTTGGCCGCCGGCCGCCCCCTAAGGGAGGTAATTGTTGGCCCGCACGGGGATCACCTGCGCCTGGCCCGGGAGATGATCGTCTCCCTCCCGCCCCCGATCCGGGATGCGGCCAGGAATGGCTTCGGGGCCAGGGCGATGGTTTTCGGCCTTCTCCTCGACGGGGATCCCGCCATCCGGGCAAAACAGCTTGGCCTGCTGGAAAGGGAAACGGATCCGGAGGTGCGGCAGGAGTTGGCGCGGCTGCTCCCCGACTTTGCAGAGCTTTTCCCGGAGATGCGGTTGCCCTTGGTGGATATGGCCATGCCCGCCTTAAAAAGTCTTTCTCCTGATCAGTATGCAGCGTTTAAACGGGGGGTGGATCAGTTGATGGGGGCCGACGGCAGGATCGACCTGTTCGAGTACGCCCTGCGCCATGTGCTGTTGCGGCATCTGGAGCCGCGCTTCCACCCGCACCCCCCCTCCCTGGCGCTGTCCCGCCCGCTCGCCCAGATGGGCGACGAGATCTCCTGCGTGCTCTCTCTGCTCTCCCGATTGGGCCATGGGGACGAGAATCTGGCCCGCAAGTCGCTGATGCAGGCGGTGCGGGTTTTCGGCAAGGAGATGAAGCGGTTCAGCTACCGGCCCGCCCGGGAGTGTTCGCTGAAGGGGTTTGATAATGCCCTGAAAATTCTGGCTCAGGGTGGGATTGAAACCAGACAGCTGGTTCTTGCTGCCGCCTTGGACTGCATTACCTATGATGAAAAGATAACCATTCGCGAGGCGGAGCTCTTCCGGGCCATTGCCGAGGCGCTCAGCTGCCCGGTGCCGCTCTGGCTCACCGGGCACAGCGACGAGGGTGCGCCGGAAGCGTGAGTCCGGATGGTTCGGCTACCCGGCCTGCACTGCTCCCTTGAACTGGGCGAGATCGGTGCGTTCCATGAAGCGGGCGGATCGTTCCTTGTTCCTGGCGTTTGCCGCGTAGTACTCCAGACACCGTTTCGCCAGGGAGATTACTTCCTCATCATTCAAGTCCTGGGCGATGATGTCGCCGATTCTTGGCAACCCCCCGCCGTTGCCGCCAAAGATCAGGGTCCAGCCGTTCTTCTTGCCGAACACTCCGATGTCGCGGACAAAGCTCTCACAGCAGTTCATGGGGCAGCCGGAGATGCCGACCTTGGTTTTGGCCGGCAAAGGCATGGAGAGCAGCGCCGCACCGATTTTTTCTCCCAGGGCCAGGGAATCCTGGCGCCCGAACTTGCACCATTTCATCCCGGGACAGGACTTGATGTAATGGATGCCCACCGGTTTCTGCGGCCCCGCCTCCAGGCCCAGCTCCTGCCAGATCTGCGCCACCTGTTCCGGATCATGGCCGAGCAGGGCAAGCCGCTGCGCCTCGGTGATCTTCAGCATGGGAATGCTGTGCTTTCTGGCGATGGCCGCTATTTTTTCTAGGAACTCCGGGGTGACAACCCCCATTTTCGGGCCGGGGACGACATTATAGCTCTTGGGTCTCTCGTTTTCTGTAGTCATAGCGATCTTCCTTGTTTATTGAAAAAGGGGGGCTGGATTGCCTCTTTTTTTTTACCCCTTTAGTTTGCTTGGGTCCTTGACCTAGGACAAGTATCCGCCGAAATAGTTTCCTGTCGCCGCCTGTCTTGACTTCCCGGCGCGCAGGGTTTAAATGTGTCTCTTATCGATACTATCAGGCCACAGATTTTTTGTGAGGAGAAAAAGTATGTTCAATATATTGGTTTTGGCCACCACGAATAAGGGCAAACTCAAGGAGTTTAAGGAGTTGCTTAAGGATTTTCCGGTGGAGATCCGCAGCCTGGCCGATTTCGGCCCCATCCCCGAGGTGGTTGAAGACGGGGAAACCTTTGATGACAATGCCTACAAAAAGGCGCATTTTACCGCCAAGGTTCTGGGGCTCCCCTGCATTGCCGATGATTCCGGGCTGGCGGTGGAGGCGCTGGGTGGTGCGCCCGGGGTGTATTCCGCCCGCTATGCCGGGGATAATGCCAGCGATGCGGAGAATAGCGCCAAGTTGCTCAAGGAGATGGAAGGGGTGAGCAACCGCAAGGCCGCCTTCCACTGTGTCATCTCCATCGCCGTGCCTTCCGGCCCGGCCTTGACCTATGAGGGAACCTGCCAAGGGGAGCTGCTCACCGCCCCACGGGGCGAGGATGGTTTTGGCTATGATCCGATTTTTTATTATCCGGAGCTGGGCAAGACCTTTGCCGAATTGTCCATGGCGGAAAAAAACAAGGTGAGTCACCGGGGGAAGGCCATGGCCGAGATGGCCGCTGAATTCGAGCAGGTGCTCAAGTGGGTGAAGCAGCGGCTGACCGAGGCAAAACCTGCCAAACCGGAGCATGAGCAGTTTGAACACAATGATTGGTCTGAAGAGATCATGGTGCGGGAGGTGAAGTAAGGGATCGCTTCCCTTCCTTGCCCAACCCTCCCCTCAGGTCCGCGTTATCCGCCGAGGGGGAGGGAAATTGTGTGCACGTACTCCATGTTCGCCTCGTTTCACGATGACTTGTTTCGCCTCTGCAAACGGAGCTCTCCGTTTTCTTCAACACATGCTATCCCATACCCAGCCAGCTGCTTGAACAGTGGCCTGCCAAAAAGAAAAAATTCCATCTCCAGCGAAAGTCCGAACTTGTGGGCAGCCTCTTTTCTGATGGCGAGATCCGTGCGCACCAGTTCGGTGAGTCGCAAGAGATCTTCCGGTTTCCCTGAGGCCGCGAGTTGACCGGTAAGGTGGCCGGGACATGCTTGTTCGTGGCGCGCGATCTCCGCAAGGATCGGGTCGTTGGGGTTGATCAGGTCGGTGCGGCGCAGGGTGTTCCGGTAGATGGTGGCCAGGAGCGCTTCCGGCTGCCAGCACTGGAGAATCCGGCAGGTTGTTGGGCGGTGTGCATAGATGGAGCAGCTGTTTGCTTCTTCATTGAAGAAAAGGCAGGTCCAGCCGTTGGCGGTGCCTCGGATCTTCAGGAGCTCCACCGGAACCGGCTCAAGCTTACCGGTGGCCGGATTGTACCCTGTCTCCCCGCGCCGAACGGTGGCCAGCTGATCGTGGTGAATAACCCCTTGGCGGACCAGATCGAGATCCCCCCGGCTCAGGGCTGGTCCGCCTTTCCGGCAACAGGTGCCGCATTGCTTGCACTGTTTGGGATCGCTCATGGTTCAGGGGCGAAGGGCGTAAGGGTAGTTTGGGCGCAAGATGATCCTTGCCGGCCATGAGATGGGAGCATTGTTAGTCTGTTTGTCCATGATAAATTACGTTATTCTATGGCAGGATACCATATAAATAGTTTTTTATACATCCAGCATGGTGTTGTTTTTATACGAAAAAAATGACCTGTGCGCTGCTCCCTTGATTTGCTTCCGTCTCCCATGGCATACCCCTTGCGTATACATCAAGACAAAGCGGCGCATGAAATGATTCTGCGCCGCCCAGGACATCCGAGACAGGAGGTCGGCCATGAAGAAAACATTCCGCAGCGAAAAAAGATCCGCAGCCCCAATCCTTGCCGAGACCACTGGCAAGCTAGCCGAAACCTTCTGGTTTGTCAGCTCCTTTGTCATGTCCCTTCTCATGGGCCCTTTTGCCGCCTTGCCTGCCATCATCGCGATTTTTTCGCTGAAGATTGACGGGCCCATGCCTTTGGAACTCTCTTGATTGCGGAGGAACACGCCATGAACGCACCTTCCTTGACACCCGAGCCTTTTGCAAAGCCATTGCTGGCCGATGACCAGGCTGTCTTCACCATCGGCGCCGCGGCCGAGATGCTGTCCGTTACCCCGCGCACCCTGCGGAGCTATGAGCAAGATGGCTTGCTTGCCCCGGTCCGGCATGGCAAGTGGCGTTATTACAGCCTGGACAACCTGAAATGGGTTTCCTGTCTGCGCAGTATGATCCACGAGCACGGGATCAGCCTGGCCGCCATCCGTAAATTGCTGCAATATACCCCCTGCTGGAACATTGCCGGCTGTTCTTTTGAAAAACGCAAGCTCTGCACGGCTTTCATGTCCAGCGGTCTGGTGCCGAAAAAGATCGAGCGGCGCAGCGGATTGTCCGGCGACCAGTCGATCTCTGCCTGATCGCTTGCGTCTTTCTCCCCGCATCGTGTACAACATGGTAAAATCCAACCCGGAGGTACCCCTTGAACCAATTTTATAAGAACCTGTCCATCTGGCTGGTCATTGCCCTGGTGGGCCTGGTGCTGGTCAATCTTTTTAGTCCCAAGGACGAGCCCGTCAATCAGATCAGCTACAACGATTTTCTCGACAGCGTCAACTCGGGCAAGGTGAGCCGGATCACCATCAGGGAAAATGTGGCCGAGGCCAAGGATCTGGTGGGCAACCGCTTTCAGACCGTGCTGCCGGACAATCTGGATCAGGTGAAGCCCTTCTTGAAAGAGGGAATTGCCCTGCGGGTGGAAAAGAAGAAAGAGCCGCACTGGCTGGCGAGTATTATCGGCTCCTGGCTACCCATGATCGTCCTGGTAGGCCTTGGCATTTATTTCATGCGTCAGCAGCAGGGCGGAGGCGGCAAGGGGTTGATGACCTTCGGCAAGAGCCGGGCCCGCCTCATCGAGGGTGAGGAGTCCAAGCTCACCTTTGCCGATGTGGCCGGGATTGAGGAGGCCCGTGAGGAGTTGGGCGAGATTGTGGATTTCCTCCGCGACCCGGGGATCTTCACCCGGGTGGGCGCCAGGATTCCCAAGGGGGTGCTGCTCTCCGGTGAGCCGGGCACGGGCAAGACCTTGCTGGCCAGGGCCATTGCCGGAGAGGCCCAGGTGCCGTTTTTCTCCATCAGCGGCTCGGATTTTGTCGAGATGTATGTGGGGGTCGGCGCCAGCCGGGTGCGGGATCTTTTCAAGGAGGCCAAGAAAAAGGCGCCCTGTATCGTTTTCATCGATGAGATCGACGCGGTGGGTCGGCAGCGCGGAGCAGGAAGCGGCGGCGGCAACGATGAGCGCGAACAGACCCTGAACCAGCTGCTGGTCGAAATGGACGGCTTCGAGGCCAATGCGGGGGTCATCATCATCGCCGCCACCAACCGCCCCGATATCTTGGATCCGGCCCTCAAGCGGCCGGGCCGCTTCGACCGGCAGATCATCGTGCCCCTGCCCGATGTGCGGGGCAGGGAGAAGATCCTCAAGGTCCATGCCGCCAAGGTTCAGCTGGACAGTGATGTGGATATGTCCATCATTGCCAAGGGCACCCCGGGTTTTTCCGGGGCCGAGCTGGCCAACATGGTCAACGAGGCAGCCCTGATGGCGGCCCGCTTCGAGGTGGGCAAGATCTCCATGGCCCTGATGGAAAAGGCCAAGGATAAGGTGATGATGGGGGCGGAGCGCACCAGCATGATCCTCACCGCCAAGGACAAGGAGCTCACCGCCTACCACGAGGCGGGCCATGCCCTGGTCGCCCGGCTGCTGCCCGGCACCGATCCGGTGCACAAGGTGACCATCATCCCCCGGGGGAGAGCGCTGGGGTTGACCATGCAGCTGCCCACCGACGAGAAACACTCCCAGTCCAGGTCGTGGCTGCAGAACAACC
Proteins encoded in this window:
- a CDS encoding TonB-dependent receptor plug domain-containing protein, with product MAAFRSAKKRKPSLSRKATTLTAISILMASSQPCWAAHPKITALSLEELLSVDITSVSKKTEKASDAAAAVFVVSQEDIKRSGATSIPEVLRMVPGLQVARIDANKWAVSSRGFNAFSSNKLLVLMDGRTLYNPLFSGVLWNAQDTMLDDIERIEVIRGPGASLWGANAVNGVINIITKHSADTQGGLLTAGTGSEEKGFGSVRYGTKINEHTTYRVYGKNFYRDDLEFANGSEANDDWHQARGGFRLDSAAPDSPYSYTIQGDGYNGYADAATNIPTLIPPFTTDISNPSHIRGGNLLGRLTRKGPNNSEMSLQGYYDLAKSNDRLLGDDRGTGDIEFQHRFQATERQELTWGLGYRYSHDTLENSATFSFAPASRTDQLLSAFVQDEITLIDDLLRLTLGSKFEHNDFTGYEAQPNARLLYTPHKHHTFWGAVSQAVRTPSQAEHDIRISSAIVPSTYIPQLSLFPAGLAEFVINGNEEYKSEKLTAYEIGYRTQVHEKLAFDLTAFLNDYSRLRTTPPFPAANFITANSTPGILYQLNYEAGNTMEGQTYGFELVADAKPLEWWRLQLAYTFLRLDLQETGQGLYASEDAEGESPRNQVSLRSMMDLGSRLTLDTWLRYVDNLPTYGIASYVTLDARIGWQLNPQVELSLVGQNLLDNAQPEFGSLFINTIPSEIERSVYAQVRMTF
- a CDS encoding MerR family transcriptional regulator, with the translated sequence MNAPSLTPEPFAKPLLADDQAVFTIGAAAEMLSVTPRTLRSYEQDGLLAPVRHGKWRYYSLDNLKWVSCLRSMIHEHGISLAAIRKLLQYTPCWNIAGCSFEKRKLCTAFMSSGLVPKKIERRSGLSGDQSISA
- a CDS encoding LemA family protein, whose amino-acid sequence is MGGIVFLVVFVVLVLLVVGIYNRLVGLRNRFKNSFAQIDVQLKRRYDLIPNLVAVAKEYIKHERETLEAVIGARNQASGAVQQAAADPGNAAAIQGVIAAEGALSATLGRLFALVENYPDLKANQNMMQLSEELSSTENRIAFARQAFNDAVMTYNTGRELFPAVLFAGIFGFLPAQFLELEEKNEREAPKVAF
- a CDS encoding nucleoside recognition domain-containing protein, which codes for MQQKASVINIIWLSLVVLATVTAAYTNRMDALTRASFESAKDAVVLAIGLIGPMALWLGIMKVAEAGGLMRIVARWVRPLMVRLFPDVPHDHPAMSAMIMNMAANALGLGNAATPMGIKAMQELDKLAPEKGTATNAMCLFLAINTSCVTLLPLGVITIRAAAGAASPAAIFIPSLIATTCSTITAIVAAKMLVRRNSGLESAAVQQIREAATLEPEVCVAPELFPPSAAGKWFIWLLIAAFFGGALYQLATASEPLAFSAASLNSVSSWLIPALISGLLIFGYLRGVRIYETLTDGAKEGFTTAIRIIPFMVAIFVAIGMFRASGAMDILVSVLSPLTSAVGMPAEALAMGLLRPLSGSGSFAFMSEIIQQSPDSLLSAMVSVIQGSSETTLYVLAVYFGAVGVRRTRHALPAALCGEMAGLIAAVTVCNLWF
- a CDS encoding YkgJ family cysteine cluster protein, giving the protein MSDPKQCKQCGTCCRKGGPALSRGDLDLVRQGVIHHDQLATVRRGETGYNPATGKLEPVPVELLKIRGTANGWTCLFFNEEANSCSIYAHRPTTCRILQCWQPEALLATIYRNTLRRTDLINPNDPILAEIARHEQACPGHLTGQLAASGKPEDLLRLTELVRTDLAIRKEAAHKFGLSLEMEFFLFGRPLFKQLAGYGIACVEENGELRLQRRNKSS
- a CDS encoding XTP/dITP diphosphatase: MFNILVLATTNKGKLKEFKELLKDFPVEIRSLADFGPIPEVVEDGETFDDNAYKKAHFTAKVLGLPCIADDSGLAVEALGGAPGVYSARYAGDNASDAENSAKLLKEMEGVSNRKAAFHCVISIAVPSGPALTYEGTCQGELLTAPRGEDGFGYDPIFYYPELGKTFAELSMAEKNKVSHRGKAMAEMAAEFEQVLKWVKQRLTEAKPAKPEHEQFEHNDWSEEIMVREVK
- a CDS encoding M48 family metallopeptidase, whose amino-acid sequence is MRDFFAQQYMARRNTFWLILYFTAAVAVIVALVTVFLYVLTTFNLGRLYVSLTPFNLSPRQWNLAIMGKIAGVVLALILVGTGYKYLRLRSGGGSLIAQLLGGRVIYPDTRDFYERRLLNIIEEMAIASGVTVPTVYLLDREGGINAFAAGFSREDAVLGVTRGAVQYLTREELQGVIAHEFSHILNGDMLINVRLQGILHGILVIGLLGEILLKSGFASDQGRDRGKGGGFYAVLVGLVLLVVGYTGVFVARLIKSAVARQREFLADASAVQFTRNPLGLAGALKKIGGLAAGSKIRDPHASEISHMFFGNGLQESWFNVFSTHPPLLSRIQKLDPEFKGDFPARVEFAPVSEEEAMMYAASAGQPGSLPGEIPAGGEGRHVFIHSLAAGRPLREVIVGPHGDHLRLAREMIVSLPPPIRDAARNGFGARAMVFGLLLDGDPAIRAKQLGLLERETDPEVRQELARLLPDFAELFPEMRLPLVDMAMPALKSLSPDQYAAFKRGVDQLMGADGRIDLFEYALRHVLLRHLEPRFHPHPPSLALSRPLAQMGDEISCVLSLLSRLGHGDENLARKSLMQAVRVFGKEMKRFSYRPARECSLKGFDNALKILAQGGIETRQLVLAAALDCITYDEKITIREAELFRAIAEALSCPVPLWLTGHSDEGAPEA
- a CDS encoding YfiR family protein, which translates into the protein MKPEILQKKSIPGRKRVFALFALLCLFCLPCDKASGANYEEYELKAGFLYNFFNFIKWPERSFDSAKSPFVLVIVGGGEKDRTIEHALQNSVIGARPLKVIVTSSAEDLDKAHMIFFMESYKNSDLPKILAQLQGKPVITVGEGKNFISLGGDINFVRKGAKIKFQINPAATEKGDLKISSRLLMLAVGPDQSAIEENRPIRVTAPNTMTSDLNQETTKEDGIL